In Cicer arietinum cultivar CDC Frontier isolate Library 1 chromosome 7, Cicar.CDCFrontier_v2.0, whole genome shotgun sequence, a single window of DNA contains:
- the LOC101493694 gene encoding paired amphipathic helix protein Sin3-like 4 isoform X4 has translation MYRKETKNINQVYQEVSALFQDHEDLLEEFTHFLPDTSGTASTHFASARNSLLRDRSSAMTTVRQMHVDKRERTTALHGDRDLSVNHPDPELDRGLMRPDKEQRRREREKDRREERDRRERERDDRDYDNNDGSRERLSHKGKSGHRAIDPGTEPLHDADEKFDMHPIASACEDKSSLKSMCSPVLAFLEKVKEKLSNPEDYQEFLKCLHIYSREIITRQELLALVGDLLGKYTDIMDGFDDFVTQCEKNGFLAGVMNKRHGPKPVKVEDKDRDRDRDDGVKARDRECRERDKSTGIANKDVSIPKVSSLSKDKYVGKPINELDLSNCEQCTPSYRLLPKNYPIPLVSQRTELGAKVLNDHWVSVTSGSEDYSFKHMRKNQYEESLFRCEDDRFELDMLLESVNMTNQRVEEILEKINANIIKGDSPIRIEEHLTALNLRCIERLYGDHGLDVMDVLKKNASLALPVILTRLKQKQEEWARCRADFNKVWAEIYAKNYHKSLDHRSFYFKQQDTKNLSTKALLGEIKEISEKKKKEDDVLLAIAAGNRRPIIPNLEFEYPDQEIHEDLYQLIKYSCGEVCTTEQLDKVMKIWTTFLEPMFGVPSRLCIPEDTEDAVKAKNDSAKIGTASIAEDDGSPDGGATVMNPNNSNTTSNGDASVPFEQSNACKEWQTNGIGGVKEHDCLELDHSAPKTETLGSCTQQGKIQISASIADEVSRVNKQDHSIEQLVNANVSLSSGMEQSNGRTNMDNASGLTATPSRPAHVSGEGGLDLPSSEGADSTRPVTSANGATTEDTKVHRCHKESVGHFKSEREEGELSPNGDFEEDNFAVYANAGLEAVHKRKGGNTSQQYQNSHGEQVCGEAGGENDADNQSDGSPHRSSDSENASENGDVSGTESADGEECSREEHEEDGDHEHGNKAESEGEAEGMTDANDVEGDGSSLPYSECFLLTVKPLVKHVGPVLHGKEKNVQIFYGNDSFYVLFRLHQTLYERIRSAKINSSSAEKKWRASNDTSSTDQYGRFMNSLYSLLDGSSDNSKFEDDCRAIIGTQSYVLFTLDKLIYKLVKQLQAVASATDEMDNKLLQLYAYEQSRKSGSFVDVVYHENARVLLHDENIYRIECSPTRMSIQLMDYGHDKPEVTAVSIDPNFATYLYSDFLSVVPDKKEKSGILLKRNKNKYALSDEVSNQVMDGVQVINGLECKIACNSSKVSYVLDTEDYLFRTKRKRRTLYQNNSYREQAMSSNTCSSRVQRFCKLFSIK, from the exons ATGTACAGAAAAGAAACCAAGAATATCAACCAGGTTTACCAAGAG GTTTCTGCCCTCTTCCAAGACCATGAGGATCTTCTTGAGGAGTTTACTCATTTTCTTCCTGATACTTCAGGAACAGCCTCTACTCACTTTGCTTCTGCTCGAAATTCTCTCCTTCGTGATAGGAGTTCTGCAATGACAACAGTGAGGCAAATGCATGTTGACAAG AGAGAAAGGACAACAGCTTTGCACGGTGACCGTGATCTCAGCGTTAATCATCCTGATCCAGAACTTGACAGAGGTTTGATGAGGCCTGATAAGGAGCAGAGAAGACGCGAGAGAGAAAAGgaccgtagagaagagagagacaGGAGAGAACGGGAAAGGGATGATAGAGATTATGATAATAATGATGGTAGTCGAGAGCGTTTATCCCACAAGGGAAAATCTGGTCATAGAGCTATAGACCCTGGTACTGAGCCATTGCATGATGCAGATGAAAAGTTTGACATGCACCCTATCGCGTCCGCTTGCGAGGATAAAAGTTCTTTGAAAA GTATGTGTAGTCCAGTGCTTGCTTTCCTTGAAAAAGTCAAGGAGAAATTAAGCAATCCTGAGGATTACCAGGAATTTTTGAAGTGCCTACATATCTACAGCAGGGAAATAATCACCCGGCAAGAACTACTTGCATTG GTGGGCGATTTACTGGGAAAATATACTGATATTATGGATGGGTTTGATGATTTTGTGACACAATGTGAAAAGAATG GATTCCTTGCCGGTGTCATGaataaaa GACATGGACCGAAACCAGTGAAGGTAGAGGACAAGGACAGGGACCGTGACAGGGATGATGGGGTGAAAGCAAGGGATCGTGAATGCCG AGAAAGAGACAAATCCACTGGAATTGCCAATAAGGATGTTTCTATTCCTAAGGTGTCGTCTCTAAGCAAAGACAAGTATGTAGGAAAACCTATAAATGAGCTGGACCTTTCTAACTGTGAACAATGCACTCCCAGTTACCGTCTTCTACCAAAAAAT TACCCAATACCGTTAGTTAGCCAGAGGACTGAACTTGGTGCCAAAGTATTGAATGATCACTGGGTTTCTGTCACATCAGGAAGTGAGGATTATTCCTTTAAACACATGCGCAAAAATCAGTATGAAGAGAGCTTGTTTAGATGCGAAGATGACAG GTTTGAACTTGATATGTTGTTAGAGTCTGTAAATATGACAAATCAGAGAGTTGAAGAGATCTTAGAAAAGATTAATGCTAATATAATTAAAGGAGACAGCCCAATTCGTATTGAGGAACACTTAACAG CCCTAAATCTTAGGTGCATTGAAAGATTGTATGGTGACCATGGGCTTGATGTGATGGATGTGTTGAAGAAGAATGCATCTTTAGCTTTGCCAGTCATATTAACCCGCTTGAAGCAGAAACAGGAAGAGTGGGCAAGATGTCGTGCTGATTTTAACAAAGTTTGGGCTGAAATATATGCAAAGAATTATCACAAATCACTTGATCACCGAAGCTTTTACTTTAAGCAGCAGGATACGAAAAACTTGAGCACTAAAg CCTTACTGGGAGAGATCAAAGAAATTagcgagaagaaaaaaaaagaagacgATGTTCTTCTTGCAATTGCTGCTGGAAATAGACGGCCTATTATTCCTAACTTGGAATTTGAGTATCCTGATCAAGAAATTCACGAAGATTTGTATCAGCTCATCAAATATTCCTGTGGAGAAGTTTGTACAACTGAACAATTAGATAAAGTCATGAAGATTTGGACAACATTTTTAGAACCCATGTTTGGTGTTCCTTCTCGACTGTGTATTCCCGAAGATACAGAAGATGCTGTCAAGGCTAAGAATGATTCTGCAAAAATTGGCACTGCAAGTATTGCCGAGGATGATGGTAGTCCTGACGGTGGTGCTACCGTAATGAATCCTAATAATTCAAACACTACTAGTAATGGGGATGCCAGTGTTCCATTTGAACAGTCAAATGCTTGCAAAGAATGGCAAACAAATGGGATTGGTGGGGTTAAAGAGCATGATTGTCTCGAATTAGACCACTCTGCTCCTAAGACTGAAACTTTGGGAAGTTGTACACAGCAAGGTAAAATTCAGATAAGTGCATCCATTGCTGATGAAGTATCAAGAGTCAATAAGCAAGATCATTCCATTGAACAGTTGGTGAATGCTAATGTCTCACTGTCCTCTGGAATGGAGCAAAGTAATGGAAGAACAAACATGGATAATGCATCAG GACTTACTGCAACTCCGTCTAGACCTGCTCATGTTTCTGGTGAGGGAGGGCTTGATTTACCTTCATCAGAG GGTGCTGATTCTACAAGACCAGTTACATCCGCAAATGGGGCTACCACTGAAGACACCAAAGTTCACAGATGTCACAAAGAATCAGTTGGACACTTCAAAAGTGAAAGAGAAGAGGGTGAATTATCTCCTAATGGAGACTTTGAAGAGGATAACTTTGCAGTTTATGCAAATGCTGGTCTGGAGGCAGTGCATAAAAGAAAAGGTGGTAATACCAGTCAACAATACCAAAATAGTCATGGGGAACAAGTTTGTGGTGAAGCTGGAGGAGAAAATGATGCTGACAATCAAAGTGATGGAAGTCCTCATAGATCATCAGACAGTGAAAATGCGTCTGAAAATGGTGATGTTTCTGGTACAGAGTCTGCTGATGGTGAGGAATGTTCTCGGGAAGAACATGAAGAGGATGGGGATCATGAACATGGTAACAAGGCTGAGAGTGAAGGTGAAGCTGAAGGAATGACTGATGCCAATGATGTTGAAGGAGATGGATCCTCATTGCCATATTCAGAATGCTTTCTTCTCACTGTTAAGCCTCTGGTAAAACATGTTGGCCCAGTGCTGCATGGGAAAGAAAAGAACGTTCAAATTTTTTATGGAAATGACTCCTTTTATGTGCTATTTAGACTTCATCAG ACATTGTATGAGAGAATACGATCAGCAAAGATTAACTCATCTTCTGCTGAAAAGAAATGGAGAGCTTCAAATGATACAAGTTCTACTGATCAATATGGCAG GTTCATGAATTCTCTTTACAGTTTACTGGATGGTTCTTCtgataattcaaaatttgagGACGATTGTCGAGCTATTATTGGAACTCAGTCATACGTCTTGTTCACGTTAGACAAACTGATATATAAACTTGTTAAACAG CTTCAAGCTGTTGCCAGTGCCACTGATGAGATGGATAACAAACTTCTTCAACTATATGCATACGAACAATCAAGAAAATCTGGAAGCTTTGTTGATGTAGTCTATCATGAAAATGCCCGTGTTCTTCTTCATGACGAGAACATATATCGCATTGAGTGT TCCCCTACTCGAATGTCTATTCAGTTGATGGACTATGGACACGATAAGCCTGAAGTGACTGCTGTGTCAATAGATCCTAATTTTGCAACCTATCTGTACAGTGATTTCCTATCTGTTGTCCCAGACAAAAAGGAGAAGTCAGGAATTTTGTTAAAAAG gaataaaaataaatatgccTTGAGTGATGAAGTTTCAAACCAGGTCATGGATGGAGTACAAGTCATCAATGGTTTGGAGTGTAAGATTGCATGCAATTCATCCAAG GTTTCATACGTTTTAGATACTGAAGACTATTTATTTCGAACAAAAAGGAAAAGGAGAACTTTGTATCAGAACAATTCATATCGTGAACAGGCAATGTCTTCAAACACTTGTTCAAGCAGAGTACAGCGGTTCTGCAAATTATTTTCCATCAAATGA
- the LOC101493694 gene encoding paired amphipathic helix protein Sin3-like 4 isoform X2 produces MYRKETKNINQVYQEVSALFQDHEDLLEEFTHFLPDTSGTASTHFASARNSLLRDRSSAMTTVRQMHVDKRERTTALHGDRDLSVNHPDPELDRGLMRPDKEQRRREREKDRREERDRRERERDDRDYDNNDGSRERLSHKGKSGHRAIDPGTEPLHDADEKFDMHPIASACEDKSSLKSMCSPVLAFLEKVKEKLSNPEDYQEFLKCLHIYSREIITRQELLALVGDLLGKYTDIMDGFDDFVTQCEKNGFLAGVMNKKSLWNEGHGPKPVKVEDKDRDRDRDDGVKARDRECRERDKSTGIANKDVSIPKVSSLSKDKYVGKPINELDLSNCEQCTPSYRLLPKNYPIPLVSQRTELGAKVLNDHWVSVTSGSEDYSFKHMRKNQYEESLFRCEDDRFELDMLLESVNMTNQRVEEILEKINANIIKGDSPIRIEEHLTALNLRCIERLYGDHGLDVMDVLKKNASLALPVILTRLKQKQEEWARCRADFNKVWAEIYAKNYHKSLDHRSFYFKQQDTKNLSTKALLGEIKEISEKKKKEDDVLLAIAAGNRRPIIPNLEFEYPDQEIHEDLYQLIKYSCGEVCTTEQLDKVMKIWTTFLEPMFGVPSRLCIPEDTEDAVKAKNDSAKIGTASIAEDDGSPDGGATVMNPNNSNTTSNGDASVPFEQSNACKEWQTNGIGGVKEHDCLELDHSAPKTETLGSCTQQGKIQISASIADEVSRVNKQDHSIEQLVNANVSLSSGMEQSNGRTNMDNASGLTATPSRPAHVSGEGGLDLPSSEGADSTRPVTSANGATTEDTKVHRCHKESVGHFKSEREEGELSPNGDFEEDNFAVYANAGLEAVHKRKGGNTSQQYQNSHGEQVCGEAGGENDADNQSDGSPHRSSDSENASENGDVSGTESADGEECSREEHEEDGDHEHGNKAESEGEAEGMTDANDVEGDGSSLPYSECFLLTVKPLVKHVGPVLHGKEKNVQIFYGNDSFYVLFRLHQTLYERIRSAKINSSSAEKKWRASNDTSSTDQYGRFMNSLYSLLDGSSDNSKFEDDCRAIIGTQSYVLFTLDKLIYKLVKQLQAVASATDEMDNKLLQLYAYEQSRKSGSFVDVVYHENARVLLHDENIYRIECSPTRMSIQLMDYGHDKPEVTAVSIDPNFATYLYSDFLSVVPDKKEKSGILLKRNKNKYALSDEVSNQVMDGVQVINGLECKIACNSSKVSYVLDTEDYLFRTKRKRRTLYQNNSYREQAMSSNTCSSRVQRFCKLFSIK; encoded by the exons ATGTACAGAAAAGAAACCAAGAATATCAACCAGGTTTACCAAGAG GTTTCTGCCCTCTTCCAAGACCATGAGGATCTTCTTGAGGAGTTTACTCATTTTCTTCCTGATACTTCAGGAACAGCCTCTACTCACTTTGCTTCTGCTCGAAATTCTCTCCTTCGTGATAGGAGTTCTGCAATGACAACAGTGAGGCAAATGCATGTTGACAAG AGAGAAAGGACAACAGCTTTGCACGGTGACCGTGATCTCAGCGTTAATCATCCTGATCCAGAACTTGACAGAGGTTTGATGAGGCCTGATAAGGAGCAGAGAAGACGCGAGAGAGAAAAGgaccgtagagaagagagagacaGGAGAGAACGGGAAAGGGATGATAGAGATTATGATAATAATGATGGTAGTCGAGAGCGTTTATCCCACAAGGGAAAATCTGGTCATAGAGCTATAGACCCTGGTACTGAGCCATTGCATGATGCAGATGAAAAGTTTGACATGCACCCTATCGCGTCCGCTTGCGAGGATAAAAGTTCTTTGAAAA GTATGTGTAGTCCAGTGCTTGCTTTCCTTGAAAAAGTCAAGGAGAAATTAAGCAATCCTGAGGATTACCAGGAATTTTTGAAGTGCCTACATATCTACAGCAGGGAAATAATCACCCGGCAAGAACTACTTGCATTG GTGGGCGATTTACTGGGAAAATATACTGATATTATGGATGGGTTTGATGATTTTGTGACACAATGTGAAAAGAATG GATTCCTTGCCGGTGTCATGaataaaa aatcCTTGTGGAATGAAGGACATGGACCGAAACCAGTGAAGGTAGAGGACAAGGACAGGGACCGTGACAGGGATGATGGGGTGAAAGCAAGGGATCGTGAATGCCG AGAAAGAGACAAATCCACTGGAATTGCCAATAAGGATGTTTCTATTCCTAAGGTGTCGTCTCTAAGCAAAGACAAGTATGTAGGAAAACCTATAAATGAGCTGGACCTTTCTAACTGTGAACAATGCACTCCCAGTTACCGTCTTCTACCAAAAAAT TACCCAATACCGTTAGTTAGCCAGAGGACTGAACTTGGTGCCAAAGTATTGAATGATCACTGGGTTTCTGTCACATCAGGAAGTGAGGATTATTCCTTTAAACACATGCGCAAAAATCAGTATGAAGAGAGCTTGTTTAGATGCGAAGATGACAG GTTTGAACTTGATATGTTGTTAGAGTCTGTAAATATGACAAATCAGAGAGTTGAAGAGATCTTAGAAAAGATTAATGCTAATATAATTAAAGGAGACAGCCCAATTCGTATTGAGGAACACTTAACAG CCCTAAATCTTAGGTGCATTGAAAGATTGTATGGTGACCATGGGCTTGATGTGATGGATGTGTTGAAGAAGAATGCATCTTTAGCTTTGCCAGTCATATTAACCCGCTTGAAGCAGAAACAGGAAGAGTGGGCAAGATGTCGTGCTGATTTTAACAAAGTTTGGGCTGAAATATATGCAAAGAATTATCACAAATCACTTGATCACCGAAGCTTTTACTTTAAGCAGCAGGATACGAAAAACTTGAGCACTAAAg CCTTACTGGGAGAGATCAAAGAAATTagcgagaagaaaaaaaaagaagacgATGTTCTTCTTGCAATTGCTGCTGGAAATAGACGGCCTATTATTCCTAACTTGGAATTTGAGTATCCTGATCAAGAAATTCACGAAGATTTGTATCAGCTCATCAAATATTCCTGTGGAGAAGTTTGTACAACTGAACAATTAGATAAAGTCATGAAGATTTGGACAACATTTTTAGAACCCATGTTTGGTGTTCCTTCTCGACTGTGTATTCCCGAAGATACAGAAGATGCTGTCAAGGCTAAGAATGATTCTGCAAAAATTGGCACTGCAAGTATTGCCGAGGATGATGGTAGTCCTGACGGTGGTGCTACCGTAATGAATCCTAATAATTCAAACACTACTAGTAATGGGGATGCCAGTGTTCCATTTGAACAGTCAAATGCTTGCAAAGAATGGCAAACAAATGGGATTGGTGGGGTTAAAGAGCATGATTGTCTCGAATTAGACCACTCTGCTCCTAAGACTGAAACTTTGGGAAGTTGTACACAGCAAGGTAAAATTCAGATAAGTGCATCCATTGCTGATGAAGTATCAAGAGTCAATAAGCAAGATCATTCCATTGAACAGTTGGTGAATGCTAATGTCTCACTGTCCTCTGGAATGGAGCAAAGTAATGGAAGAACAAACATGGATAATGCATCAG GACTTACTGCAACTCCGTCTAGACCTGCTCATGTTTCTGGTGAGGGAGGGCTTGATTTACCTTCATCAGAG GGTGCTGATTCTACAAGACCAGTTACATCCGCAAATGGGGCTACCACTGAAGACACCAAAGTTCACAGATGTCACAAAGAATCAGTTGGACACTTCAAAAGTGAAAGAGAAGAGGGTGAATTATCTCCTAATGGAGACTTTGAAGAGGATAACTTTGCAGTTTATGCAAATGCTGGTCTGGAGGCAGTGCATAAAAGAAAAGGTGGTAATACCAGTCAACAATACCAAAATAGTCATGGGGAACAAGTTTGTGGTGAAGCTGGAGGAGAAAATGATGCTGACAATCAAAGTGATGGAAGTCCTCATAGATCATCAGACAGTGAAAATGCGTCTGAAAATGGTGATGTTTCTGGTACAGAGTCTGCTGATGGTGAGGAATGTTCTCGGGAAGAACATGAAGAGGATGGGGATCATGAACATGGTAACAAGGCTGAGAGTGAAGGTGAAGCTGAAGGAATGACTGATGCCAATGATGTTGAAGGAGATGGATCCTCATTGCCATATTCAGAATGCTTTCTTCTCACTGTTAAGCCTCTGGTAAAACATGTTGGCCCAGTGCTGCATGGGAAAGAAAAGAACGTTCAAATTTTTTATGGAAATGACTCCTTTTATGTGCTATTTAGACTTCATCAG ACATTGTATGAGAGAATACGATCAGCAAAGATTAACTCATCTTCTGCTGAAAAGAAATGGAGAGCTTCAAATGATACAAGTTCTACTGATCAATATGGCAG GTTCATGAATTCTCTTTACAGTTTACTGGATGGTTCTTCtgataattcaaaatttgagGACGATTGTCGAGCTATTATTGGAACTCAGTCATACGTCTTGTTCACGTTAGACAAACTGATATATAAACTTGTTAAACAG CTTCAAGCTGTTGCCAGTGCCACTGATGAGATGGATAACAAACTTCTTCAACTATATGCATACGAACAATCAAGAAAATCTGGAAGCTTTGTTGATGTAGTCTATCATGAAAATGCCCGTGTTCTTCTTCATGACGAGAACATATATCGCATTGAGTGT TCCCCTACTCGAATGTCTATTCAGTTGATGGACTATGGACACGATAAGCCTGAAGTGACTGCTGTGTCAATAGATCCTAATTTTGCAACCTATCTGTACAGTGATTTCCTATCTGTTGTCCCAGACAAAAAGGAGAAGTCAGGAATTTTGTTAAAAAG gaataaaaataaatatgccTTGAGTGATGAAGTTTCAAACCAGGTCATGGATGGAGTACAAGTCATCAATGGTTTGGAGTGTAAGATTGCATGCAATTCATCCAAG GTTTCATACGTTTTAGATACTGAAGACTATTTATTTCGAACAAAAAGGAAAAGGAGAACTTTGTATCAGAACAATTCATATCGTGAACAGGCAATGTCTTCAAACACTTGTTCAAGCAGAGTACAGCGGTTCTGCAAATTATTTTCCATCAAATGA